In Paraburkholderia bryophila, a single genomic region encodes these proteins:
- a CDS encoding F0F1 ATP synthase subunit gamma yields MSGKLAEIESRTRTAHQLDAVIGAMRGIAAARSREAQGRLPGIRSSAATVGAAIGAVLAHGTQPTAESPARGVQIDIALCAEQGFVGAFNEQILAHALARESSTECELLLVGSRGEIAAHERGVTVAWCSPGASHADDVSALASRVTDALYLRLAGRPVSGVRIVHAVPGIASHNEVVERRLIPFDFSRFELARHGQPPLLTLPAGPLLAGLVEAYVYVELCEALMLSFAAENEARVRAMLAARANVKETLDTLTQQYRQVRQDEITADIVELAAGSAV; encoded by the coding sequence ATGAGCGGCAAGCTCGCCGAAATCGAGTCGCGCACGCGTACCGCACATCAACTCGATGCCGTGATCGGGGCGATGCGCGGCATCGCGGCGGCGCGTTCACGCGAAGCGCAAGGGCGGCTGCCCGGCATCCGTTCGTCGGCCGCGACGGTCGGCGCCGCGATCGGCGCCGTCCTCGCACACGGCACGCAGCCCACGGCGGAGTCGCCGGCGCGAGGCGTGCAGATCGACATCGCGCTGTGTGCGGAGCAGGGTTTCGTGGGTGCCTTCAACGAGCAGATTCTGGCGCACGCGCTAGCCCGCGAGTCCTCGACGGAGTGCGAGCTCCTGCTGGTGGGATCACGCGGCGAGATCGCGGCGCACGAGCGCGGCGTGACGGTCGCATGGTGCTCGCCAGGGGCTTCTCATGCCGACGACGTGTCCGCGCTCGCCAGCCGCGTGACCGACGCGCTTTACCTGCGGCTCGCGGGGCGGCCGGTCTCCGGCGTGCGCATCGTGCATGCCGTGCCCGGCATTGCGTCGCATAACGAGGTCGTGGAGCGCCGTCTGATTCCGTTCGACTTCTCGCGTTTCGAACTCGCGCGGCACGGCCAACCGCCGTTACTGACACTGCCCGCCGGGCCGCTCCTCGCGGGACTGGTCGAAGCTTACGTGTATGTCGAATTGTGCGAGGCGCTGATGCTCTCGTTCGCCGCGGAAAACGAGGCGCGGGTGCGGGCGATGCTGGCCGCGCGCGCCAACGTGAAAGAGACGCTCGACACGCTGACGCAACAGTACCGGCAGGTCCGCCAGGACGAAATCACCGCCGACATCGTCGAACTGGCGGCCGGCAGCGCTGTGTGA